The Bradyrhizobium sp. LLZ17 genomic sequence CGAAGCGCGCCTTAACCGATGCTGAGATTGTGGAATTTTGGAGGTCCTGTGGCGCCATCGATGCCGATAAACTTTCGTCCGTCCCGTTCGGCAAAATGTTCCAGCTACTTTTGTTGACCGGTGCTCGGCGAAACGAAGTAGCCGGCCTGTCCCGTACCGAGATCGAAGGCAACGTGTGGACGCTGCCGGCAGTGCGCGCCAAGAATGGCATCGAACTGAAAATTCACCTCACCCGAACCGCACTCGATGTCCTGAAGACCATCCCGCGTATCAAGGACTGCCCTTACGTGTTCGGACCGAGCGGCGAGAATTGTGGGTTTGGCTTTTCGAAGGCGAAAAAGCGTCTCGATGCCGAGCTGACGAAGATCAAGGCACCGTGGAAGCTGCACGACCTCCGCCGTACCTTCCGGACGGGCCTAGGACGGCTCGGCATCTCCGAGGAGATTGCGGAGCGCTGCATCAACCATCCTCCCGGTGGGCTGGTCAGAACCTATGATCAGCACAAGTACGAAGCCGAGATGGCTGCGGCTTGGCGCAAGTGGGAAAAGCACGTTCTAACGCTCTCGCGTTAACTAAGCGGCCCCAAATGATCTCCTAAGGTGCTTGACGGTATCGAGCCCAAGACCTAGATGCCCGATCAAGATAAAGCACTCCGGCTTGCCCGAGCACGGGCGGGGGCTCAGGTTGGTCAGACGAAGACCATGGGGCAGACTCCGGAACAACGAAGCCGTCCAGTCGCGTTCGAAACCCCATCGGAACGTCTGGTGAAACAGGTCAAGGTTGCGTCGGCCGACGATCGATGATCGCGGGCGATTGAGTTGGGTTTCGAGAGAGACCCGAAGCAACACAGGTGGGTCAACCTCATTTCGAGGAAGACCCTGCTATGCCTGCCACGACTTCCGATCTGTACCTGAAAACCCGGCAAGTTCAGCACCGCTACGGCGGCTGCTCACACATGTTCATCGAGCGCCGGCTCAAGAACGATCCGACATTCCCGCGACCAGTGTTTATGGGACGCCTTCGCTTTTGGAAGCTCTCCGAATTGGAGCAGTGGGAGCAAGCGAGTGTTGAGCGCGCCGAGAAGGCGGTGCGCCAATGACCCGGCCTGTGCAATTCCGAGATGACAATCTGACGCCGCTGCGCGAAGTCGCACTTCACGAAGCGGCGCACACTGTCATCGGTTGCCGGTTCGGCCTTATCCCCGATTACGTCACCATCGTGCCCGATCATGAGTGCGTAGGCCATGTGCTTTGGTTGCCGCACATTCCGTGCACGCGTGAGGAATGGGGCGCTCGGCTGTACACAGCAGCTGCACCTGCGGGATTGATCTGCCTCGACGGCAGATCAGATTGGCTCAGCTACGGCGATAGTGAACACATCGAACGAATACTTCCGCTTTGCGCACCGCTCACCAGAGATGAGTTGTACTCTGACGTCGATCGGTTGGTTCATGTTGAGCTTCAAACCATCTTCGCTGTGGCTAGGGCTCTTATGCGTAAGAAGCAGATCACCGGTCAGCAAGTCGAGCGCGTCATTCGTCGGGTGGATCACAATGCTCCAGCGAAGCGCCGTGCCACCCGAAAGGGGGTGCACTGATGACTCGGTCCGTGCAATTTCGATACGACACTCTGACGCCGCTTCAGGATATCGCGCTCCATGAAGCCGCGCACGCGGTGATCGGCTGGCGGTGCGGCCTTCCAATCGACTACGTCACTATTGTCCCCGAGCCCGGGGAATATGACGGCATTGTTTGGTGGCAATGTCGGATGCGGGCGCCGGTTTCATTCCCGATTGGGCAAGACCTCAATCCGTTCGCTCCATGGACTCGCGAATATTGGGGTGCCCAGCTCTATATGGCGGCGGCGCCCCACGGCCTGCCTTTCCACGCCTTCGGTACCTCGACGTGCCTCAGTGACAGCGATTGGGAGGTTATCGAGAAAGCGCGGCAGCATGTGCCAATCGACGAAGATAAGCTCTTCTGTAACATGGATCGTTTGGTGCAAACCGAGCTGGAGACCATCTTCGTGGTTGCTCGGTCATTGATGCGCCACAAGCAACTTACCGGCCACCAAGTCGGACGCATCATTGGACGAGTGGACCGCGATTCGGTAGCGCCTCACCGGACCTACCACGCGCTGCGCGGCAACGATTCAGGTTAGCGCGATGCGATGCCTATGGCGAATGGTGGCGCCGCGGAAGGCCGATGCCCGCGGAGCTGTTCGAGCAGGCTCCGCAGGAAACTCAGCAAGAAGCCGCCTGATCCAACTAGAGCCGGCCCTGCTTCTTAAGTTGGGGCCGGCTCCCGCTTGACTCCCTACCTCGCCGTCATACTCTGATCCCTATGGACCGCGTGAAGGCTGCGCGCGAGCGCCGCATTGAGCAACTGGCAATCGAGATCGAGCGGTACGGCGGAGACGCTTTTGCCGCCGACTTCCTGCGCGACATGATCTCACAGTCGCCCCGTGAGGGTCAGCAAACCATCCGCAAGCTCGCGGCGGAGATCGAGGCTTGGCGCCGAGCCCGGCGTATCTATCGGCAGTTCTTTGTGAGCTGGGCATCCGCCAAACGGGCTGAGTAACACATGCGCCGCGTATATATCGTTTGTGCCGCGATGCTTCTCGCTTGCAGTTCAACATCTGGATATTGCGATGACTGGGCGACCGCCCAGGATGGTAGCGCCGCGGTAGTGGCAGACGGTGCTCGGCTCAACGTCGTCTGCGATACGGATCACGGCCGCGCGCTACACCCGGACAGCCTCGGCAAAATTCTAATCTTCCTCAAAGAGCCAGTTGCAGCTTGGCGTAAGCTCGAATCCGTTGAGGTGCGAACCCGATCGGACACCGGATCGCAATCGGCCAATCCGCCTTCTCACGGCACTGCTCTTTCCTCGACCTCCTTGGTTTTGGAGGATGATGCCACTTGGGAATTGAGCGTCATGGGGGCCGCCACAAAGTCGTTCACGCTGATCGCGGGTGGCCACGCTCGCACCTTTTCAGCGATCAATCTGCGCGCGACGGTCTCGCCTGTGCTGGGGCGATGCGGAGATCATTGGTAGCGG encodes the following:
- a CDS encoding helix-turn-helix transcriptional regulator, translated to MPATTSDLYLKTRQVQHRYGGCSHMFIERRLKNDPTFPRPVFMGRLRFWKLSELEQWEQASVERAEKAVRQ